ACTTACCACATTTAGTGGCGCAGCACCTGGCTCTCCATTAGAAAGTGGGCAGTTTTATCAAACAGAAGCTGTTGAGGTAGATAATCTTGCCGGGACATGGAGTTACAGCTTACCGCGCATAGCAAGCAACCAAGGCGGTACAGGTAATAACGCTGACCAAAATGAATATACTGCTGTGTTTGAAGCTTTGGAAAACACCACAGGGTATAGTAATATTATTGGGGTGAGTTGTGTACTCGATAATGGATTAACTGGCACATTGGGCGATTATCAAATTCAGTCCAATTGCTATACGGATGGAAGTCAAGTAATTCATGCTACAGCGTTACCAACACAAATACAAGATGTTAATACCCAAACTCAGTACAACTATATGCCTGTAGTTACCTACAATAGGAAAAACACCAATATAATAATTGGCTGGAATATTGAATATGCTCCGCCTATGTACAATTTTCCTAATGTGAGTAGTTTGCCAATTGTTATTTATGCTTCTCCATTACAAGCTTGTTATTTCCCATCATATTCTCTTGGGTGGGTTGACCAACCAACCTGCATGGGAATAAATGCATTTGGGTATCAACTTAATTATCTTGGTGTTCCAACCACACCTTCTGCTTTCCAAAATGCACTGAGTGTATCAAGCAAGGGTATAAATACCAATATTACCTACATGTATTTTGATGGCATTAATGGCACTATTAAATACAAGGATGTAGGTTTTCAAGCACCAAATTTGAAAATGGAAAGTAATGAAAGTTCAGCAAATATTAGTATAGAGCCAACCTTAATACTTGATAGATGTAATATTAACTTGAGTGATGGGGTAGAGCATTTAACGTTATACAATATTCAAGGGGCTGTAATTAATACATTTACCTACATGCAAACAAGGGAGTTAGAATCTATAATTACTAAACTAACGCCCGGATTATATATGCTAAATGGTAAATTTGAAAGTGGCGTATTATTATCCACCAAATTTATCAAGCAATGAAAACTATAGTTAGCATAATAGGATTAATCTTATTTTGGCAAACTGGAGCAGCACAATGGTTTCAAATAACCAAACAAAGAAACATTGGAGCCGAGGGAAGTGGTATTGGTATGTTTAGCTACGATCAAATACACAGGTTGCCAAATGGCAACCTGTGTTTAACTACCTATGCAAATCAAGATACACTATATGATAAAATGATATGGGGTTATGGCGATGGCGATGCCTGGTATCTAGAAATGGATACAGCATTCAGTAGTGTGAAGCAATGGATAATTGGTGGGGATAAGGCTGATCGACTGCAGTATGCAATATTAACTTCTGACTCTTGTTTGCTAAGCTTATTTATGTCAATTAGTGATAGTGGGTATGATAAAAGCCAAAACAATAAAGGCGATAACGATTACTGGATAGTTAAAACAGATATTAATGGTAATAAATTGTGGGATATAACATTAGGTTCTGCTTACGAAGATGTACCCAATCGTATATATGAAACATCCGATAGCACCTATCTTGTATTGGGTAATTCGGCAACGCCTTTTCCATCAGGTGATGTAAGCGACAGCGCACAAAGCGATGCACCTTGGTTTGTAATACTTGATAAAAATGGAAACCTTATTAATGAATATCGAATACATCCTACCTTAACAATACCATACGCATTAAGTTATTTACCATTTAATTTATATGCAATTCATTTTAGGATTGCAGTAGGTGGGGCATGGACAAATAGTCCTGGGCAATTTGGAGCATTAGTATTAGAAAGTGATACAACTATTTTTGCTAGTTGGGGTAACATGTTTGTTGGTGGCCTTGGTGGAGGTTATGGTGGAGTAATTTACGATAATAAAACAGATAATTTTTACTATGCTCTGCATTT
This window of the Bacteroidota bacterium genome carries:
- a CDS encoding T9SS type A sorting domain-containing protein; translated protein: MKTIVSIIGLILFWQTGAAQWFQITKQRNIGAEGSGIGMFSYDQIHRLPNGNLCLTTYANQDTLYDKMIWGYGDGDAWYLEMDTAFSSVKQWIIGGDKADRLQYAILTSDSCLLSLFMSISDSGYDKSQNNKGDNDYWIVKTDINGNKLWDITLGSAYEDVPNRIYETSDSTYLVLGNSATPFPSGDVSDSAQSDAPWFVILDKNGNLINEYRIHPTLTIPYALSYLPFNLYAIHFRIAVGGAWTNSPGQFGALVLESDTTIFASWGNMFVGGLGGGYGGVIYDNKTDNFYYALHFGVVDTNQNCHEISRGGVDGMVYKTDWLGNIIWTKLYGNDCRDYLAGVIDYNDTLLLAYGQTNSSAGNEISSTVHAYDTNCTISRPNLWLLLINKNNPLQYFDTIFGGNRSDGCWTNSLTRYDDSTFYWVTASSSDSSFEKTTHKHDTTLNKNELWLIKMIISPYALSGAGWHTAEASAPPLLYPNPATDILNVMFDSKKPYKLIIHNIQGATVLTSNCSAGPCNIFIGNLPPAIYTYTVTMQDGTSFYGKFIKN